Within Persephonella sp., the genomic segment CGAAAACACTTCCTTTGTATCTACCTTTTACGTGGGGCATAAATAGAATTCCGCCAAAACTAACATTGAACCCTTTCTGTCTTCCGAGCCAACCAGGGTTTCTAAAAATTGAGTCTGTTGGCTCAAGACAAATACCTGTTCCAAGTCCACCCATAGCTCTTGAAGCTGGAGAAACTCCAATCATGTTGTCGCCGTTTGTAGCAAAGGCTCCTGTTGTTAAAATCGCTGTAGCCAATGCCACCGAACCTGCCACCTTTCTCATACCGCTAACCTCCTGTGTTATTAACACTTAATATATTTTTATATCTTGAAATAAAAAAACATGTAAATTATTAAGTTGTCAAATACTAACTTATTCTTCTATTTTCAATAGATCTCTTATTTCTTGATCTAACTCTCTGCACCTTGGACATAGCGTTGTGTCCCCTTTGTAAGAGAAAGGAACCATACATTCTTCACAGGGTATCATCAGATGTTCAGCAAGGACTTTGGTTTCTTTTAGGAAAGTATCAAGGTTTAAAGTGTCTTTTAAATGTATACAGTTTTCTGGACAGACTTCGTGACAAACTTTGCACTTTATACACAGCTTCGGTTCAAACAGTATTTTCAGTCTTTCTTCTCCTGCTTTTAGGGCTCCTGTTGGGCATACGTTATAACAAACAGAACAGTTTGTACACCTGTAGCTGTCTATCCATTTGTCAGATGTAAATGAAACTTTATCAACATCAACATTAATCTGGGAAAACTCTGCATTTAAACTGCTCAGATTTTCAAGTAATGTTTTTCTCCTTTTGATGTCAATTTTTTCAGTAACTATATTTTTTGTTCTTTCTCCCTCTTCTTCAAAAGAGGAGATTTTAGGCACAAGAGCCCAAAATGTTATACCTGCTGCCGCCTTCCCAAAATTTTTTAGGAAGTCTCTCCTATCATTTTTATTCTCTTCTTGTGTCAAACAGATTTTCTGAATGACGGCTCTGTTTTCTACCCCTAACTCAGTTAGAAAATAATTTGCCTCATCTACATTTTTTTGTATGATCTCTACTAATGAACCTACAAAACAACCTTCACAGTGACCTGTGTCAAATATTATGTCCTGATTTTTTGCAAGAACCATAGATATAATGTACTCAGGATTTAAAACAGAAAGGCAGGGTAAATTCCTTTTACAGCTTAATAAATTTTTGTCCTGTGAAACAAAACTCTCATAAAAACCCTGCAGATCAAAACCTTTCAAAGAAAAAGCCTCGGAGGGACAGACCCCAACGCATGCTCCACAAGAAACACAGTTTTCTTTGTTTAGTTTAATCCTGTAATCTTCTTGATATAAAACATCTTCAACGGGACATACATCTATGCAGTTTTTACAGCCTGAATCTTTAAAGTAAACATGTACACAGCTGCTAAAATCAAACTGCAGTCTATTATTCATATCACTCTCCCCGTTAAGCTGTCACACCTTCCTCAAGTGTTTCACACAGATACTCATGGTCAGAAAGTATAAACTCAAGGGATAGCTCACAAACATCTTGATAAAAAGGCGTTTCAGCCATATCTTTAGCCGACAGCAGATATATAGTCCCCCAGTTGGCAAGATGTTCCTCAAGAAACCTTTTCTGAATATTTCTTAGTCTTTCTACCTGAGCTTTATCTTCTTTCTGCAAAGCTTCAATTTCTTCTTTTATCAAAGTCATCATAAATTCCATCTCAACAGCTATGTGATCCGGAGATAAAACCCTTGTTTTATTAAGATCTATCATGTATCCATGTTCTTTGTAGAACATAAAGGTTGGATTTGTAACTGACGGATCTATATACCCCTGATCGTTCATAAAAACAGATTCATATGGGTAAACATTCAGGAGAAAAACTGATGTGAAATCAACATTTAGATCTTCTTCTATAAGCTTTTCCGGTTCTTTTTCAAAGAAAAGCTTCCACTCTTTCGTTCTGGGAAACAGATCAAGTAGATCATTGTTTTCTTTTATCTTATTTAGCAGATCCTTATCTATCTCCTCTATAAAAAGTCTGGATAGCAAGCCGTACATGTTTAGCCTTGCCTGTGTTTCCTTTATATCGTTCATCTTTTTACCTCAAAAAGGGGCAAAAGCCCCCTTTATTATTCTGTATGTTCACCTGACATCCTGTATGCCTTGTCTGTATGTGGATACCAAGGTCTTTTAAACCATTTTGGTCTTCTAAGACCGTTTGGACCAGGGGCTGGTCTTGTTAGTCTGTCCCTCCATGCCTGATAAACCTTAAATGTTGCATTTGTGTTCACAACAACATCCCCTATTCTGTCATCTGGACCGGCTTTTTCTACGAGGACTTTCTTATGCCAGCAGTGCATACCTGAAAGGGGATCTGGATTTGCAGGGAAGACCGCATTCTGCCATACACCTGAAGCACCGTTCCACCATACCTCTTTTATGTCTTTATTAAACTCCGGATAAGGCCATTTCAGCCATTTTTCGCCGTGTTTTTTCTCTACCTCATGGGGGAATACACCATCTTTCCATCTTACAGTCCATACATGTTTTTCAGGATTGTTTATCTGGGCAAGTGCAGATCCGTAAGTAAGAACAGTAAGATCCTGATTGAAACCATCAACCTTTACAGAGTTCCTGACTCTCCATCTACCAGAGTGGTGGGAACAGGCAAGAACACCTGGTCTTGTTGCCTGTGTTGGCATTGCCATTCCTACAAAGTAACCTACCTCTATTCCTGAGACTGTATCAACAACCCTTATTTTTATAGGATCTCCTTTTTTAATACCAAGTCTCTTTGCGTCTCCTTCATATATCCATACAGGGTTGTGGTTCTGTGAGATTTCCATAAGCCATTTTGCGTTTACAGATCTTGTGTGAATATTGTAAGGAAGTCTGTATATAGGATTCAGTACAAACGCATTGGGCTCTTTCATGTAATCATGGTGAACATGTGTTACAACATGTATAAGCTTTTGTCTTTCCTCTTTATTCTTTGGATAGTAAGGAATAGCGTATTCTGGCCAGTTAAACTCAACAAATGTTTTGGAATAAAACTCAAGGAGCCCTGTAGGTGTATGGAAACCTTTGAGCAGTTTTCCGTCTTTCATCACTCCTATTGTGTGCCTTTCAGAGTGGAGTTTATCTCCGTGACCTTTTATGTAAACAGCTCCAGAGTCGGGATCTATTGAGAGCTTACTTCTGGGGATCCATTTTCCTTTATACTTGTAGGCATCTTTTTCCGGATCGTAAGGTATTTCCCTCTCATGCACATTATAAACCTGTGTTTCTTCTGTCCATGCCCCTCTGTCTCTCATATACTCGTAAGGGGTAACACCTAATTTTTCGCATACCTTTCTCAGGTTTGGAAGAGATTCAAAGGCTGCGTTATACCATTCTTCTATTGTTACCGGCTTTCCAGGATTTTTCTTTGATTCATAAAGCTGTCTTATACCTAAATCTCCGTCGGGATCTATCGCCCACGCCAGATTAATCCAGAACTCATTTTCTTCCCATACTTCTCCAAGACCGGCTTTTTTATGCGCCTCAAGTGTAGCCCTCCAGGGAACCTTAGGTTCCCAGCCCATCTTTTTGAGTGCAACTCTCAAAACAGGCTGTCTGAAAGCTGTCCATCTCTCAGGTTTTGTTTCTGCAGACTGGTTGTCGTGCCTTTCCCCTGCAAGACCTACAGGAAGTATGTAATCAACAAACCAGTTGGTTTCTGACCATGTTGGAGAGAGGTTTACTGTCAGCCCCATTTTGTTTTCATCTTTTAAAACTTCTATCCATCTGAACCCGTCAGGATTAATCCATACAGGATTGTAAATCTTTGATATCCATACATCTAATCTGTCTGGAATTTTCAGTCCTCTTTCTTCCCATTTTTTCCTCCATTCATCGTCAGAAAGGAGATGTGGAAGGAGGAATGAAAGTTCATAAGTGGATAGGGGCCACTCTGGGGGCCACAGAAGTTCGTTCCATGCATCAACAGGATCAGGCTTTTCTTTTAATGTTGCTTTACCTCCTTTTCCTCCTACACCAAGTACATGCCAGTGGTGCCACCCGTTTGCACCTATTCCTCCAATTGATCCTGTAACAACAAGGAGGAAGTATCCTGTTCGTCCGGCAGACATCCAACCACCTCTATTTCCTGCAGCCTGAGCCCTCCAGAAATAAGTAGTAATTCTATCCCCTGCCCAAAGTATAAGTTCGTAAAGTTTTTCAAGTCTGTCTATAGGAACTTTTGTCTCCTGGGAAGCCCATTCAAATGTGTAATCTTTGTAAAGGTCTTTTAAAACATTTATAAAATCATCAAAGGTTTCACCTTCAGGCAGTTTTGATATTCTTCCTTCTTTCAGCAGATAGTTGAGGTATTCCTTGTCCTTCAGGAATGTTTTCCAGTTTACCCATCTTTCCATAAACTTTCTGTTGTATTTATCTTCTTGCAGAAGCCTGCTTATCATTGAAAGATAAACAGCAGATTCTGTTCCAGGCCATACAGGAAGCCAAAGATCAGACATTCCTGCAGAGTTAGACAGTCTTGGATCCATAACAACAAGTCTTGCACCTTTTGCCCTTGCATCTGCTATATAACCTGCATGCTGCTGGAAGTAGTGTCCCGCATCTGCTGCGTGAGATGAAGAGAGGAATATAAGTCTTGCGTTTTCAAAATCAGGAGAAGGTCTATCATCCCCACTCCACGCTATTCCACCAAGTCTTCCACCGGCAGAACAGATATTTGTGTGAGAGTTGTGGTAATCACCGCCCCACGACCAGACGACCCTTGCTGTGAAACCTCCTGACTCGTTTGGTCTCCCAACATGATACATTATCATTTTTTTGGCAAGCTCGTCCCCTTCTCTCTTTGCTCTTTTTATTGTTTCTCTCATTTTTTTACCTATAGTTTCAAGGGCTTCATCCCATGTTGTTCTTACCCATTTACCTTCACCTCTTTTTGATCCTGGGGCTCTTTTGATGGGAAAAGGAATTCTGTCAGGATCATACATCTGTGCGAGTGTTGCGTAGCCTTTGGCACAGTTTCTCCCTCTTGAACCTGAATGGAACGGATTACCCATAAACTTTTTAACAGTAAGATTGTCTTTATCAACCCAAGCTGTCAGTCCACAGGCAGCTTCACAGTTATTGCAGACTGTAGGTACTATCATGTAATTGATAAGTTTAACCCCCTCTCTTAAAGCTCCACCGTATTTTTTCCAGTAGTCTCCATCAGGTTCTTTCCAGTCGTTCCACTTTTCAAAAGGTGGGTAATAATCAAGTCTTGTTGGTGTAAATGTTATATCTGTGTTATCCTCTGCAACAGCAGAAGGGTTTATTTTTTCAACTACACCTTTTGCAATTGCTGCTCCACCTATTGCTGCAGCAACCCCTTTTAAAAAGTTTCTTCTTGTGGTTCTCATTTACTCTGCCCTCCTGATTAACTTAATGGTAAACTTTGTGGAGCTATTAACCATGCATGTTTAATAAGCCAAAGACCTACAAGTGCAAAAATTGATGCAAGCCATGCATATCTGTACCTTCTGTATTCGTTAGCTATTCCTACAAGGATCATTGGGATAATAAAAGTAAAAACCATACCAAGCCAGAAGAATGGTGCGACTTCGCCAAAGGCAAGAATTTCTATAACTCTGTAAGAAAATTCACTGTGCATCTTTGCAAAAAACAGCTCTCCTATGAATATTGCCGCCTGAAGTCCTGCACTTCCAAAAAGAATGTATCCAAGCTCTCTTCTTATTTTTTCCTGTAAAATGTTTCCATAAACAGCATCAACTATCAGAAATGCAGCAGATCCTGCTATCATCGCACTGAGAAGCATTGATATCATTTCAGCTGGAAATACCCATACCTCTCTTGCTGTAGCTTCACCCATTATTCCTGCTGTGTATATTGTTGAGAAAAAAGCAAGGATAAAACCGGGTATCATAACCCTGTCAAACAGTTTTTTGTTTCCTGTTGCCCAAGACCAAAAAGAGATGAGAAGAACTATAACAAAGGCTGAGACAACCCACGCACCAAGGGTAACGGCTGATGTAAAGTGTGGGTGGAAAAATATTTTCCAGAATCTGAACATATGGTGCAGATCAAGAACTGTAACAAGGAGTGTGATACCTATAAATATAATCCCAAGTATCGGAATCCATTTTCTAAAAAAGTTATCCTGCTGTGGATACTTTTTTATAAAATAAAGACCTAATAGAAAAGTTCCTGTAGCTATGCTTTTTGCCCACATATTTGTTGATACAAGCCACCCCCAAATAACTTTAGGGAGAGCCACATCAAAGGTTACTTCTGCCCCTACCATCTTAATGCCCTCCTATGTGATCTAAGAACTTTACTTCTGTAAACAGCGTAAATCCCTCAGGTCTTTCTGAAGCAAGGGGATCAAGAGCCACTGTTGATCCTCTAACATAAAAATGTTTTGGATGGGTGTTTAGCTCAGGTTTTCTTACCATTACATCTCTGTGATTTTTAAGGTATTTAGATATCTCAGATTCAGGATCGTCAAGATCACCGAATATGTTTGCATGTGTAGGACATGCAACAACACAGGCAGGCATCATTCCAACCTCTATTCTGTGGGCACAGTATGTGCATTTATCAGCAGAGTTAGTTATCGGATCAAGGTATATGGCGTTGTAAGGACACGCCATCATACATGAGGCACACCCAATACATCTATCGTGATCAACATTAACTATACCGTTCGGCAAGTAGTGAAGTGCAGAAACAGGACAGATCCTCTCGCAGGGAGCATTTTCACAATGGTTACACCTTAAGGGAACAAAATGCCTTTTGACATCAGGAAATTCACCCTGATCTATGTATTTTACCCTAAGCCTCCAGCTGTGAAGTGGAACATTATTTTCAGCTTTACAGGCAACCGCACAAGCCATACATCCCATACACCTGCTCAGATCAACCAAAAAACCTAATCTCATGGGATACCCTCCTTATTTATGGTTTACAGACAGCCTTTAAAGAATCCAGGTTTTGGTTTCGGAGTGATCTCAAACTCATCAAGTTTGACAACAGGAATGCCGTCTTTCTCGCCTATAATCATTCCTAATCCATCTATGGATCCTCCAAAACCCTCAAGAAGATCAGACCAGTAAACGCTGTCTTTAGTTGGTTTTACATAGTAATACTCCCCTTCTGTAACATCAAAAATAACTATCTGAGGGGGATTGTCGTAGATATCTTTTACCCCTTCAAATGCCTTGTGGGGAGGACATGAAGCAAGAACATCAAACTCACCGCTCTCCTCAGCTTCTTTTGCACAGGATATGGCTGTTATAACAGCACTTGTAAATTCAACCTCGTTATCCTCTTCATCATCGGCAGTTTCTTCCTGTGCATAGGCTTCAGGAATGAATGTGCTAATTGGAGTTCCGATTACAAAGGCAAGACTCAGTATTGATGCGAATATGTATTTAAACATCTTCATTACCCCCATTACTTAAAGTTTTTCCAGCTTTTAAGTGTCGATAGATAAGCTATCAGATCTTTAAGATCCTGATCACTAAGATGTGAAAAAGGAGGCATTTTTGACTGTTTTTTCCCATTAACGGTCATATACCACTGGTACATATCGTTATTCGGGTATGCTTTAAACTTGTCAGGATTTGCATGTTTGTTGTAATGTCTATTTGGGTTCAGATTTCTTATTACTACATCATTTGGATTAAGTATAGATTCCTTCAGATAAACAGGATTTGCTATTCCTCCTATATTTGAAAGATCAGGCGCCATTCCTTGCGGTGCTGTAAGCTGGTCATCAAATCTGTGGCATGCAGCACAGCCGTTCTGAACAGCTACTTTTTTTCCATTAACAGGATCCCCAAGTTTAGAAGCAGGATACCCCCAAGAAACATATTCCAGATAATCCTGATCAATATTAAACTTTCCAAGTTTTATAAATTTCCATCTTGAGAGGGATTTATTTCCATCCCTTTCGAGCTTATCTCCGTCCCAGATAGCAAAAGCTACAGGCACAAGACCTGCTTTCAGATTTGAGTTCTCAGTGTTTAAAGGTCTTTTGAATACAGCTGTCCATTCTCCTGTTTTTTTGTTGTATTTCATTTCTATTTCTACCGGTTCATCTATTTCCGTAAGAGAACCAAAGCCTTCAGATATGAAAACCTTCTGATAATCCCTTCCCTCAACCTTTTTCTGCAGGTAAACGGTTACAGGGTGGTTTTCGTCTCCCATTCCAACATAAGGAAGTGTAATACCTCTGCCAAATTTATTTGGAAATTCAATACTTACGCCGTCTGCAAACTTATTTGTATCGTAAACTGTCTGGATAGAAGGTGTATTATCTTTCCATCTAACATACACAGCTATTGATTTTTGGTTGTAGGCAACTTTCACCATTGCTTGAACAAGCTTTTTCTTAGGTATCAGATTGTTGGCATTTTTGTCGTTCAGTCTGACTGATATCTGGGGATAAAGAAATACCTTCTTACCTCTTACAGTTTTCCACAAATATGCCTCAGGATCTGCCGGAATTTCTTCCTTTACATACTGACCGTTTATGACTTCGTATTTCATAAATTCTTTAAGGTTGTTGTCCTGAGCATGTGAAACACTTACAAAAAACAGCGATGAAATTCCAAAGACAGCTGTTTTTATAACCTTTTTCATTATTTTCCTCCTTAGCTCCATTTTATAAATGGGAGTTTAATGGCTATCTTTTTCTTTGGCTGGCTGTGTTTCAAAAAACTTAATTCCGTAGACACCTTCCACTTTAGGAGTATTAGCACCCTGAACATATCTCTCATCAATAATGTTGAAAAACTCTGTTCCTTTAAGACCCTGTTTTGCTGCGATCTCCTGATAGTAATTCTCATCAAGCCTGAACATGTCAGCATGGCTGTATGCTATGAGTATATCCATCAGTTCAGACTCTTCTCCTCTTTTTCTTTTCTCCATTTCAGAAAGGAGTATTTCGGCAGCTTTATGAACTTCAGGACCAAAAAGTTTTTCCAGATATTCCATAGGTATTCTTCCACCTTCCATTGGTTTACCTTCTTCATCAAATTTTGGGGGTGAAAGAACCGGAGGAACATAGTAAACATTTGGCTGTGTTCCAAAGTCAGGTCTAAGGGGAAGGGCTACTTTATACTTGTGAACAAGTTTGTAAACCTGAGAATCTTCATCATCAAGGAATCCAACAAATCTAATTCTACCGACGCACTGATGGGCACATGCCGGAGGAAGACCTCTCTCTATCCTTGGAAAACAGAAAATACATTTTTCTGATTTTGATATTTTTGGGTTAAAGTATATTTTTTTGTATGGGCATCCTGCTATACAGTATCTGTATCCCTGACATCTATCAAGATCAACAAGGACTATTCCGTCTTGCTCCCTTTTGAATATCGCTTCTCTTGGACATGCAGCAAGACATCCCGGGTTTGAACAGTGGTTACAGATCCTTGGGAGATAGAAAAAGTAAGAATTGGGCCAGTCACCTTCTCCCACATCTTCATCCCAGTTAGGTCCCCAAACAGGATCTGAGTTTGGTTGGAGAACTGTTTGCTCTGCATTTCCAAACAGTTCGTCATGGTTGTAATCCCATGGAACACCGTAATCATGAACCATGTCAGGAATTATTCCATCTTTCAGATTACCGTCTGAATCAAATCCTCCTCCTGCTTCCATCCAGTTTCTTGGGTAGCCAGCTCCCGGCTGGGTTTCAACATTGTTCCAGTACATATACTCTCTTCCGTTCCTGTTGGTCCACTGGGTTTTACAGGCAACTGTGCATGTTTGGCATCCTATACATTTATTCAAATCCATTACCATTGCTAACTGTCTTTTAGCCATTATGTTTTACCTCCTTATGCTTTCTCTATATCTACTGATGTTGTGTAAGCATGCTGATTACCGTCCCAGTTTCCGCCAAATTTTAGATGTCCCCAACCATCAGACAGCTCAAGCAGATTTAGAGGCGAAGCTACTACTGTGTTGTGGGATTTGTATCCTTTAAAGAAGAAAGGCTCCCAACCGTGCTCAATGATTATTGCATCTTTTGGACATGATGGATAAACCTTTGCCATGGCGTAAAACTCGCCAAGATCATTAAATACCTTTATCTCATCGCCATCTTTTATTCCCTTTTTCTGTGCTATCTCAGGGTTGATCATTACATAAGGAACACCCCTTTGAAGCCTTAAGAGGAGAGATGATGTTTTATAGGTTGAGTGAATTGACCATCTTGCATGTGGAGACATAAGAACAAATGGATATCTTTTAGGTCTTATTGGCTCTTTTGCAGTCGGCAGGGCAGCACCGTATTCTATCCACAGATCGTGATCAACATAGTATGTTAGCCTTCCTGAAAGGGTCTCAAATCTCTCAAACAAGAAAAGGTTGTTTTCAAAGAAGTTATAAGGTTTGTCAGGATAGAGGGGAGATGTTTTTCCTGCTTTTTCATTCAGTTGTATAAATCCACCTCTTTTTCTAACAGTTTCTATAGTGTTTGGTTTAAACTGATCAACATTCTCCAGAGCAAACTCTACAGCATCTTTATCTGTTCTCACATGTCCGTGATGTGTAAATTCATCAACAAGCTTATCCAGATCCCTGTATCCTGTTTTTGAATGGGTAGGATCCGGTATCTTTATGTATTTCTTATCTCCTGTCTCTTTATATTTTTTAACAGCCAGTTCCTGAATTTTTTCAACGATCATCGTACATATTTCCCAGTCAGATTTTGATTCACCAACAGGCTTTAAGTTCTGGGGAGGTTGAGCCATATTCGCATATCTGTGATATCCGGGGTTTGTTCTTAGATCCCATACTTCATACATTGATTTAGCAGGAAGAACAATATCTGCAAACTGGGCTGTTGAGTTCATTCTGAAATCAACATAGGCAAAGAATTTAGCCTTTTTCAGGAATGCTTCTCTGTATGTATCCCCTTTATTTCTTCTGAACCTTGAATCTGCAAAGATAAGGAATGTTTCAACAGTATCCCAGTAAGGTTTTCCATCTTTTTTGCCTATGGATCCTTCCCATTTCTGATCATCACCATAATTTTCAAGCATCTCTTTTACTTTTTTCAGGTATTCCTCTTTGGAAAGACCAGTTGCTCTCCTTACATCTTCGTCTGAATACAGTTTTTCCACATCTTTCATCATTTGCCCTAAGACATATTCGCTAACGAAACCTGATGCAAACCTCTGTTTGTATTTGCCTGAAAATCCTGAGAGTTTACCCATACCAGATATTGCCCACTCATTTTCTGTGTTAAAACCACCGTAAGGTCCCAGTCTTCCAACAAGACCAGGTATAGAAGATATAGCTCTCTGGGCAAGCATTCCGTTAAAGTATTTACCTATTGTAAATCCCATTGATATCATTACAACTTTCGGAAGAGCTATATCTTTTGCCAGCTCTTCAACTATTTTTGGGTGAACTCCTGTAAGCTTCCAAGTTCTGTCTGCAGAGAATTTTTTAGCTTCTTCTTTAAGCAGAGCAAAAACTGTTGTTACAGGAACTTTTGAGCCATCTTTCAGTTTTACTTCCCATCTACCTTCAAGGGCAGGATCTATATCCCATGCCACATCTTTTAGCCTTAATGTTTTTACAGGAGAACCTTCACACCCTGGCATTACTGTCAGTTTATTTGTTTTTGTGTTCCAGGAGAAGAAAACTGCATCTTCCTCATACTCCTTTCCTTCTCCGTGTTCTTCAAAGATTTTATAAATTTCCTCATCAAACTCTTCAGGTGGGTTTTCATGATCTATATCTGAAAGTCTGAGGAGCTTCTTGTTGTCCAGTCTGACAAGGAACGGCAGATCTGTAAAATGTTTTATGAATTTTGGTTTATAAAGTTTTTTCTCAATTATCTCATTAATTATTGACATTGCAAGAAAACCATCGTACCCCGCCTTAACTGGAACCCACAGGTCAGCATGCACACAAGTTGAGTTAAACTCCGGTGTGATGACTATCTGCTTTGATCCGTTGTATCTTCCTTCCCATAGGAAGTGGGCATCAGGAATTCTTGTTTTATTTGGATCCTGTCCCCACCAGATATTAACATCTGTTGTGTAAAAGAAATCATAAGAACAACCTATATTTCCTTCACCGTAAACAACAGAAGTGCCTGGAAACATATCACCAACATACGATGCTATATAAGGTCTAACTGCACCAAGCAAAGTTCCAAGTCTTTTACCTGCAGCTCCCCTTATTTCTGTCAGCATTCCTGCCCCAACATGTATATACAGTCCTG encodes:
- a CDS encoding ethylbenzene dehydrogenase-related protein — encoded protein: MKKVIKTAVFGISSLFFVSVSHAQDNNLKEFMKYEVINGQYVKEEIPADPEAYLWKTVRGKKVFLYPQISVRLNDKNANNLIPKKKLVQAMVKVAYNQKSIAVYVRWKDNTPSIQTVYDTNKFADGVSIEFPNKFGRGITLPYVGMGDENHPVTVYLQKKVEGRDYQKVFISEGFGSLTEIDEPVEIEMKYNKKTGEWTAVFKRPLNTENSNLKAGLVPVAFAIWDGDKLERDGNKSLSRWKFIKLGKFNIDQDYLEYVSWGYPASKLGDPVNGKKVAVQNGCAACHRFDDQLTAPQGMAPDLSNIGGIANPVYLKESILNPNDVVIRNLNPNRHYNKHANPDKFKAYPNNDMYQWYMTVNGKKQSKMPPFSHLSDQDLKDLIAYLSTLKSWKNFK
- a CDS encoding molecular chaperone TorD family protein, encoding MNDIKETQARLNMYGLLSRLFIEEIDKDLLNKIKENNDLLDLFPRTKEWKLFFEKEPEKLIEEDLNVDFTSVFLLNVYPYESVFMNDQGYIDPSVTNPTFMFYKEHGYMIDLNKTRVLSPDHIAVEMEFMMTLIKEEIEALQKEDKAQVERLRNIQKRFLEEHLANWGTIYLLSAKDMAETPFYQDVCELSLEFILSDHEYLCETLEEGVTA
- a CDS encoding 4Fe-4S dicluster domain-containing protein, translating into MRLGFLVDLSRCMGCMACAVACKAENNVPLHSWRLRVKYIDQGEFPDVKRHFVPLRCNHCENAPCERICPVSALHYLPNGIVNVDHDRCIGCASCMMACPYNAIYLDPITNSADKCTYCAHRIEVGMMPACVVACPTHANIFGDLDDPESEISKYLKNHRDVMVRKPELNTHPKHFYVRGSTVALDPLASERPEGFTLFTEVKFLDHIGGH
- a CDS encoding 4Fe-4S binding protein — encoded protein: MNNRLQFDFSSCVHVYFKDSGCKNCIDVCPVEDVLYQEDYRIKLNKENCVSCGACVGVCPSEAFSLKGFDLQGFYESFVSQDKNLLSCKRNLPCLSVLNPEYIISMVLAKNQDIIFDTGHCEGCFVGSLVEIIQKNVDEANYFLTELGVENRAVIQKICLTQEENKNDRRDFLKNFGKAAAGITFWALVPKISSFEEEGERTKNIVTEKIDIKRRKTLLENLSSLNAEFSQINVDVDKVSFTSDKWIDSYRCTNCSVCYNVCPTGALKAGEERLKILFEPKLCIKCKVCHEVCPENCIHLKDTLNLDTFLKETKVLAEHLMIPCEECMVPFSYKGDTTLCPRCRELDQEIRDLLKIEE
- a CDS encoding molybdopterin-dependent oxidoreductase, whose protein sequence is MRTTRRNFLKGVAAAIGGAAIAKGVVEKINPSAVAEDNTDITFTPTRLDYYPPFEKWNDWKEPDGDYWKKYGGALREGVKLINYMIVPTVCNNCEAACGLTAWVDKDNLTVKKFMGNPFHSGSRGRNCAKGYATLAQMYDPDRIPFPIKRAPGSKRGEGKWVRTTWDEALETIGKKMRETIKRAKREGDELAKKMIMYHVGRPNESGGFTARVVWSWGGDYHNSHTNICSAGGRLGGIAWSGDDRPSPDFENARLIFLSSSHAADAGHYFQQHAGYIADARAKGARLVVMDPRLSNSAGMSDLWLPVWPGTESAVYLSMISRLLQEDKYNRKFMERWVNWKTFLKDKEYLNYLLKEGRISKLPEGETFDDFINVLKDLYKDYTFEWASQETKVPIDRLEKLYELILWAGDRITTYFWRAQAAGNRGGWMSAGRTGYFLLVVTGSIGGIGANGWHHWHVLGVGGKGGKATLKEKPDPVDAWNELLWPPEWPLSTYELSFLLPHLLSDDEWRKKWEERGLKIPDRLDVWISKIYNPVWINPDGFRWIEVLKDENKMGLTVNLSPTWSETNWFVDYILPVGLAGERHDNQSAETKPERWTAFRQPVLRVALKKMGWEPKVPWRATLEAHKKAGLGEVWEENEFWINLAWAIDPDGDLGIRQLYESKKNPGKPVTIEEWYNAAFESLPNLRKVCEKLGVTPYEYMRDRGAWTEETQVYNVHEREIPYDPEKDAYKYKGKWIPRSKLSIDPDSGAVYIKGHGDKLHSERHTIGVMKDGKLLKGFHTPTGLLEFYSKTFVEFNWPEYAIPYYPKNKEERQKLIHVVTHVHHDYMKEPNAFVLNPIYRLPYNIHTRSVNAKWLMEISQNHNPVWIYEGDAKRLGIKKGDPIKIRVVDTVSGIEVGYFVGMAMPTQATRPGVLACSHHSGRWRVRNSVKVDGFNQDLTVLTYGSALAQINNPEKHVWTVRWKDGVFPHEVEKKHGEKWLKWPYPEFNKDIKEVWWNGASGVWQNAVFPANPDPLSGMHCWHKKVLVEKAGPDDRIGDVVVNTNATFKVYQAWRDRLTRPAPGPNGLRRPKWFKRPWYPHTDKAYRMSGEHTE
- the nrfD gene encoding NrfD/PsrC family molybdoenzyme membrane anchor subunit, with the translated sequence MVGAEVTFDVALPKVIWGWLVSTNMWAKSIATGTFLLGLYFIKKYPQQDNFFRKWIPILGIIFIGITLLVTVLDLHHMFRFWKIFFHPHFTSAVTLGAWVVSAFVIVLLISFWSWATGNKKLFDRVMIPGFILAFFSTIYTAGIMGEATAREVWVFPAEMISMLLSAMIAGSAAFLIVDAVYGNILQEKIRRELGYILFGSAGLQAAIFIGELFFAKMHSEFSYRVIEILAFGEVAPFFWLGMVFTFIIPMILVGIANEYRRYRYAWLASIFALVGLWLIKHAWLIAPQSLPLS
- a CDS encoding 4Fe-4S dicluster domain-containing protein, whose protein sequence is MAKRQLAMVMDLNKCIGCQTCTVACKTQWTNRNGREYMYWNNVETQPGAGYPRNWMEAGGGFDSDGNLKDGIIPDMVHDYGVPWDYNHDELFGNAEQTVLQPNSDPVWGPNWDEDVGEGDWPNSYFFYLPRICNHCSNPGCLAACPREAIFKREQDGIVLVDLDRCQGYRYCIAGCPYKKIYFNPKISKSEKCIFCFPRIERGLPPACAHQCVGRIRFVGFLDDEDSQVYKLVHKYKVALPLRPDFGTQPNVYYVPPVLSPPKFDEEGKPMEGGRIPMEYLEKLFGPEVHKAAEILLSEMEKRKRGEESELMDILIAYSHADMFRLDENYYQEIAAKQGLKGTEFFNIIDERYVQGANTPKVEGVYGIKFFETQPAKEKDSH